A single region of the Rhizobium sp. NLR16a genome encodes:
- a CDS encoding UDP-N-acetylmuramoyl-L-alanyl-D-glutamate--2,6-diaminopimelate ligase, translating into MNTDADSRGVNRLQERKVRSMKLRDLAGDQFPELEAQLEGPAGLLDISGLSSDSRKVEPGNAFVAVAGTKADGAGFITDAAGRGAAVAITSQAVDAPIPVLAVKEPRRFLSIAASRFYGRQPETMVAVTGTAGKTSVASFTRQIWAHAGQAAAMIGTTGVVSPTRNEYGALTTPDPVSLHKLLAELADEGVTHASMEASSHGLDQCRLDGVRLAAAAFTNLGRDHMDYHPTIEAYMAAKMRLFDTLLPKGAPAVVFADDPWSAQAIKAAADAGHDVRTVGRKGQYLSLKRVEHFRHKQTAEIHIGDEIFEVDIPLAGDFQVANALVAAGLAMSTGVEPKVAMAALEKLVGASGRLELVGHTKDGALAYVDYAHKPDALENVLNSVRPFTTGRVVVVFGCGGDRDRGKRPIMGEIACRLADVVIVTDDNPRSEEPASIRAEIMAAAGCASEIGDRAAAIREAVGMLKTGDTLIVAGKGHEEGQTIGSVTLPFSDHAEVRKALEELQS; encoded by the coding sequence ATGAATACCGACGCCGATTCGCGAGGGGTGAACCGGCTTCAAGAGAGAAAAGTGCGTTCGATGAAATTGCGAGACCTGGCCGGAGATCAGTTTCCGGAACTTGAAGCACAACTGGAAGGCCCGGCAGGCTTGCTTGATATCTCAGGCCTGTCTTCGGACAGCCGCAAGGTGGAACCGGGCAACGCTTTTGTCGCGGTCGCCGGCACCAAGGCGGATGGCGCGGGCTTCATCACGGATGCCGCCGGCCGCGGGGCCGCCGTCGCGATCACCTCCCAGGCTGTCGATGCTCCCATCCCGGTGCTTGCGGTCAAGGAGCCGCGCCGCTTCCTTTCCATTGCCGCCTCCCGCTTTTACGGCAGGCAGCCCGAGACCATGGTCGCCGTCACCGGCACGGCCGGCAAGACTTCCGTCGCCTCTTTCACCCGCCAGATCTGGGCACATGCCGGCCAGGCAGCCGCGATGATCGGCACAACAGGTGTCGTTTCGCCGACGCGCAATGAATATGGCGCACTGACGACGCCGGATCCGGTGTCGCTGCACAAACTGCTGGCGGAGCTCGCCGACGAGGGTGTTACGCATGCCTCGATGGAGGCTTCCAGCCACGGCCTCGACCAATGCCGTCTCGACGGCGTCAGGCTCGCCGCCGCAGCCTTCACCAATCTCGGCCGCGATCACATGGATTATCATCCGACGATCGAGGCCTACATGGCCGCCAAGATGCGGCTTTTCGATACGCTGCTGCCCAAGGGTGCCCCGGCCGTCGTCTTCGCGGACGATCCGTGGTCTGCTCAGGCCATCAAGGCGGCTGCCGATGCGGGTCACGATGTCCGCACCGTCGGGCGCAAGGGGCAATATCTGTCATTGAAACGCGTCGAGCATTTTCGCCACAAGCAGACGGCAGAGATCCATATCGGCGACGAGATCTTCGAGGTGGATATTCCGCTGGCCGGCGATTTCCAGGTCGCCAACGCGCTGGTTGCGGCAGGACTTGCCATGTCCACGGGAGTCGAACCGAAGGTCGCGATGGCGGCGCTCGAGAAACTGGTGGGCGCGTCCGGCCGCCTCGAACTGGTCGGCCATACCAAAGATGGCGCACTCGCTTATGTCGATTATGCCCACAAGCCGGATGCGTTGGAAAATGTGCTGAATTCGGTGAGGCCATTCACCACCGGCCGTGTCGTCGTCGTCTTCGGCTGCGGCGGCGACCGCGACCGCGGCAAGCGGCCGATCATGGGTGAAATCGCCTGCCGCCTTGCCGATGTCGTCATCGTCACCGACGACAATCCGCGTTCGGAGGAGCCGGCTTCGATCCGGGCCGAGATCATGGCGGCAGCAGGTTGCGCCTCCGAGATCGGCGATCGCGCCGCGGCTATCCGCGAGGCGGTCGGCATGCTGAAAACCGGCGATACGCTGATCGTTGCCGGCAAGGGGCACGAGGAGGGGCAGACGATTGGGAGCGTCACACTGCCGTTCTCCGACCACGCGGAGGTGCGCAAGGCCTTGGAGGAACTGCAATCTTGA